Below is a genomic region from Sutterella megalosphaeroides.
AGCGCTGGGGCTTGCGCTCCGCGCGTGTGGCGGACCGGCGCACGCGAGGGAACGCCGCGTACGATGCGTCGGCCGATCCCGTTCCGCTTCTGGAGGTCGAACGGCTCTGCGCGGGAAAGAGCCTCCGCGGGGCGTCGGACGACGGTTCGGCCTCGGCACGCAAAGAGAAGCCCGCGCTCGTACACAACCTCTCCTTCAAGGCGGGTGAAGCCGTTACGGCCCTGATCGGCCGCAACGGGAGCGGCAAAACGACGGTCGCGCGGGCGCTGTGCGGCTTGGAGAGCGCAAGCGGCACGATTCGCGTGCGCGGAGTGGAAGTGGAGGGCGAAAAGCTTCTTGAGCGCACCGGGCTCGTGCTTCAGAACGCCGACCACCAGTTGCAGATGCGCACGGTCTTCGACGAAGTGCGAAGCGTCGTTGCTGCGGTGACCCCGCCCGACCGTCGGAGCTTTTTCGGCTCCGAACATACCGAAGAAACCGAACGTCGGATCGCCGCGCGCGCCTCGGAACTTCTCGAGGAGCTTTCGCTCGGACACCTCGCCGAGCGGCACCCGCAGAGCCTCTCGGGCGGCGAAAAGCAGCGCCTGGTCGTCGCGTGTGCGCTTGCGCGCGACCCCGACGTTCTCATTCTCGACGAGCCGACGAGCGGGCTTGACGGCGCGAACATGCTCCGTATCGCGAGACTTCTCAAAAGCGCCGCGGCCTCGGGCAAGGCCGTGCTTCTTGTCACGAACGACCTCGAACTCTTGGAGCACGCCGCGGACGCCGTCGTGCGGATTCCGGAGTTGCGCCCGCACGTGTGAAAAGCGTTTGAGGGCACGCCTTGCCTTTTCGTCACGGCGTCACGGGTGCACCCGATGCGGGACAGGCTTTCGGTCCCGCCAGGGGGCGAGCCCGCGCATTCGGGTATACCTATCGGGCGATAGTTGGGCAAAGCCCGTAAGGGATTACGAGCACGGTTGAGGGGCCGTATCGAGCGTTTTCACGCTTGACACGGCGAAGGACGGTCCGACTCCGACCGTCCTTTCTTCCATGCGGCGGCAGGTTTTTATTGGAAACGTTCCGCGAAGCCCCGTCCTTCGGGGGCTTGCAAAAGAAACACCCCCGATGTTCCGAAAAAGTCACCGGTTCCGTTTTCGTTATTAGCTTATGGAATAACGGAAGCGCTTGTATTCCAAGCGTTTCGGGCGAAGACGGGCGGATCGCGCATTTCACCCCTCCTCAGGAGACGGGCGCCGTGCTACATAGGAAACACGGTCGGAACACGCACCGTGCGGGTGTTCGACGCAAGGAAAACGCGAAGCGAACGCCCCCGATCCGACGTATCGATCGGTCGCTCGACTTTCGGAATGCACGACGAAAGAGCCGCTCGGCCGACGATTCGCCTTCGACGGGATGCACCCGTCGTCCTTCGTTCCCGTCCGAGGACGGGTTCTCAAAGGAGTCTACGAATGACCAAAACCATCCTGATCGGCGCGCTCGTTGCCGGTCTTTCTCTGCCCGTTATGTCGGCTCAGGCGGCCGAAGTCTGGTACAGCGCGGCGCCGCTCGAAGTGAACGCCGCCCCGGGGTCCGATTACCTCGGCACGCTCGACGTCGCCACCCCCGTGACCGTTCTCGAAAAGAAGGGCGACATGGCGAAGGTGCGCATCAGCGGCTGGTCGCTTAAGGAGTATCCCTCGCAGATCTTCAAGGAAGCCGGTCTTCGCATCGAGTACGCCTCGTTCG
It encodes:
- a CDS encoding ABC transporter ATP-binding protein, producing the protein MIEFDRVTYTYPYRPTPSVVDVSFRVRPGELKVLTGPSGCGKTTMLRLANGLAPHYWKGKLEGDVRVAGISNLTRPASAVARDAGTLFQDPEEQFFALTVGDELAFAPSWAGVPAEEIRRRVRDAALRLGIADLLEQPIGALSEGEKQAVGMASLLAQGVEAFILDEPSANLDPEATAAFGRLLGELKRAGAAILVVDHRLYWLRDLADEVLVVHAGRIVERGPFAMLDEPGFPERWGLRSARVADRRTRGNAAYDASADPVPLLEVERLCAGKSLRGASDDGSASARKEKPALVHNLSFKAGEAVTALIGRNGSGKTTVARALCGLESASGTIRVRGVEVEGEKLLERTGLVLQNADHQLQMRTVFDEVRSVVAAVTPPDRRSFFGSEHTEETERRIAARASELLEELSLGHLAERHPQSLSGGEKQRLVVACALARDPDVLILDEPTSGLDGANMLRIARLLKSAAASGKAVLLVTNDLELLEHAADAVVRIPELRPHV